One window of the Eucalyptus grandis isolate ANBG69807.140 chromosome 8, ASM1654582v1, whole genome shotgun sequence genome contains the following:
- the LOC104416515 gene encoding auxin efflux carrier component 2-like, translating to MYSSVLGLAWSLLSFKLHFHMPLIVRGSIQIVSDTTLGVAMFSKGLFMGLQPKLIPCGYSLATLAMALRFIVGPLVAAATSAALGIRGNLLCISILQAALPASIVPFVCASEYKGCPRNTVIIAGGIALLCGSCSNLV from the exons ATGTACAGCAGCGTACTTGGTCTTGCTTGGTCTCTACTTTCATTCAA GTTACACTTCCATATGCCTCTGATTGTCAGAGGGTCAATACAAATAGTTTCGGATACAACACTCGGTGTGGCAATGTTCAGTAAAG GTTTATTCATGGGATTGCAGCCGAAATTGATACCTTGTGGATATTCATTAGCGACATTAGCCATGGCCTTGAGGTTCATAGTAGGACCTCTAGTGGCTGCAGCTACTTCAGCTGCGCTGGGCATTCGTGGCAACCTTTTGTGTATATCAATTTTACAG GCTGCCCTTCCGGCATCGATCGTTCCATTTGTATGTGCGAGCGAATACAAA GGTTGTCCTCGGAATACTGTTATCATTGCCGGTGGGATTGCTCTATTATGCGGTTCTTGCAGCAATCTAGTATGA
- the LOC104456941 gene encoding isopentenyl-diphosphate Delta-isomerase I, whose product MAGDLSPAPTSRALPSPSPSPPSSGPMSLTTRLPGPALFSARCRRKFPPFPSHATPFRRLPSRRAFAFGGIRATSSSVQSPARTAAGDAPDAAMDAVQRRLMFEDECILVDENDQVVGHESKYNCHLMEKIEKEHMLHRAFSVFLFNSKYELLLQQRSATKVTFPLVWTNTCCSHPLYRESELIDENALGVRNAAQRKLLDELGIPAEDVPVDQFISLSRILYKAPSDGKWGEHELDYLLFIVRDVSVNPNPDEVANVKYVNREQLIELLRKVDAGDEGLKLSPWFRLVVDNFLFKWWDHVEKGTLQEAVDMENIHKLT is encoded by the exons ATGGCGGGTGATCTCAGTCCAGCGCCGACCAGCCGagctcttccttctccttctccttctcctccttcatcCGGCCCGATGTCGCTGACGACGCGCCTCCCCGGCCCGGCCCTCTTCTCCGCTCGCTGCCGCCGCAAGTTCCCGCCTTTCCCTTCCCACGCCACCCCTTTCCGGCGCCTCCCGAGCCGCCGGGCGTTCGCCTTCGGTGGCATCCGGGCGACGTCCTCGTCCGTCCAGTCCCCCGCGAGGACCGCCGCCGGCGACGCCCCCGATGCCGCTATGGACGCCGTCCAGAGGCGCCTCATGTTCGAGGACGA ATGCATTTTGGTTGACGAAAATGATCAGGTTGTCGGTCatgaatcaaaatataatt GTCACTtaatggaaaaaattgaaaaggaacaTATGCTGCACAGAGCTTTCAGTGTTTTCCTCTTCAACTCAAAGTACGAGTTACTGCTTCAG CAACGATCTGCTACAAAGGTAACTTTCCCCCTTGTATGGACAAACACCTGCTGCAGTCATCCCTTGTACCGGGAGTCCGAGCTTATTGATGAGAACGCTCTGG GTGTCAGGAATGCTGCACAGAGGAAGCTCTTGGATGAGTTGGGTATTCCTGCTGAGGATGTGCCAGTTGATCAATTCATCTCACTAAGTCGCATCCTTTATAAGGCTCCTTCTGATGGCAAGTGGGGAGAACATGAAC TTGACTACTTGCTCTTCATTGTTCGAGATGTCAGTGTCAATCCAAATCCCGATGAAGTCGCCAATGTCAAGTATGTGAATAGGGAGCAGCTAATAGAGCTGCTGAGGAAAGTCGATGCTGGTGACGAAGGTCTGAAGCTGTCACCCTGGTTCAGACTAGTTGTGGACAATTTCTTGTTCAAGTGGTGGGATCATGTCGAAAAAGGGACTCTCCAGGAGGCTGTTGATATGGAAAACATTCACAAGCTCACTTAA
- the LOC120287058 gene encoding auxin efflux carrier component 2-like, whose translation MILVNEHFPDCSQAITSIRVDPDVVSLNGCELLEAEAKIDDDGQVHVGVKRSSDSSIGWTHRESPEELSSVTVTPHPSNLSGVEIYSSESCSGTSNLNNSDSSHGSQKHRISGSTQATSSSNDSKSANAQHDWIVDAETTRTGRRSYRGRNQSSELINGFPFPLHQPSHPTSPSEVPMMLRDSNSSAVPAKGFTCSQNFRGRLNEHAKNASEMSDKERSAVKAELGKPPVTDDKTRCIDGF comes from the exons ATGATCCTAGTCAATGAACACTTTCCTGATTGCTCTCAGGCCATAACCTCCATCAGGGTCGATCCCGATGTTGTTTCGCTCAATGGTTGTGAACTATTAGAGGCGGAGGCCAAGATAGATGATGATGGCCAGGTCCACGTGGGGGTCAAGAGATCCTCCGATTCATCTATTGGGTGGACACATCGTGAATCCCCTGAAGAATTGAGTTCCGTAACAGTAACCCCACATCCATCAAACCTTTCAGGGGTAGAGATTTATTCATCGGAGTCTTGCTCAGGCACATCAAACCTTAATAATTCGGACAGTTCTCATGGAAGCCAAAAACACAGAATTAGTGGGAGTACACAGGCTACATCTTCCTCAAACGATTCAAAATCAGCAAATGCACAACATGATTGGATTGTTGATGCAGAAACCACTCGTACTGGCAGGAGAAGTTACAGGGGAAGGAATCAGAGCAGCGAGTTGATAAATGGCTTCCCGTTTCCTCTGCACCAGCCTTCTCACCCAACATCTCCCAGCGAGGTGCCGATGATGCTCAGAGACAGTAACTCCAGTGCAGTGCCTGCTAAGGGCTTCACAT GCAGTCAAAATTTTCGAGGAAGATTGAATGAACATGCAAAGAATGCATCAGAGATGAGTGATAAAGAAAGGAGTGCAGTGAAGGCTGAGCTTGGGAAGCCTCCAGTGACCGATGACAAGACTCGTTGTATTGATGGTTTTTGA